A single Anatilimnocola floriformis DNA region contains:
- a CDS encoding thiazole synthase, with the protein MLPPSDSPVSNLAEQPLVIGSHTLRSRLIVGTGKYETFAQMQLALDLSGADCLTVAVRRERLYDGQGQNILDFLDLQRYTLLPNTAGCYNADDAVRVARMGREILRSLENAGADWVKLECLGDPKTLLPDPIETLRATERLVADGFQVLVYTSDDPVLARKLKAAGATAVMPAGSPIGSGQGVLNANNIRIILEYLKADDPTYPVIIDAGVGTASDVAEAMELGVDGVLLNTAIAHARDPLLMARAMRAACDAGRWAHLAGRIPRRLYAQASSPEEGVISLRPYPST; encoded by the coding sequence GTGCTCCCTCCTTCGGATTCGCCTGTTTCGAATCTTGCTGAACAGCCGCTGGTAATCGGTTCGCACACACTGCGTAGCCGTCTGATCGTTGGCACCGGCAAGTACGAGACGTTTGCCCAAATGCAGCTAGCGCTCGATCTGAGCGGCGCTGATTGCTTGACCGTCGCCGTTCGCCGCGAACGACTGTACGACGGCCAGGGCCAGAACATTCTGGATTTTCTCGATCTCCAGCGTTACACGCTGCTGCCGAACACAGCCGGCTGCTACAACGCCGACGATGCAGTTCGCGTCGCCCGGATGGGCCGCGAGATTCTCCGTTCGCTCGAAAACGCCGGCGCCGATTGGGTGAAGCTCGAATGCCTGGGCGATCCTAAGACGCTGCTGCCGGATCCGATTGAAACGCTACGAGCTACGGAAAGACTCGTCGCCGATGGTTTTCAAGTTCTTGTCTACACCAGCGATGATCCAGTTCTCGCCCGCAAGCTCAAAGCGGCGGGCGCAACGGCGGTCATGCCTGCCGGCAGCCCGATCGGCTCCGGCCAGGGCGTGCTGAACGCCAACAACATTCGGATCATTCTCGAATATCTCAAAGCCGATGATCCCACCTATCCGGTGATCATCGACGCCGGCGTGGGGACGGCCAGCGATGTTGCCGAGGCGATGGAGCTCGGCGTGGATGGTGTGTTGCTCAACACTGCGATCGCGCACGCTCGCGATCCGCTCCTTATGGCCCGTGCCATGCGCGCCGCCTGCGATGCTGGCCGCTGGGCCCATCTCGCCGGCCGCATTCCACGTCGTCTCTACGCTCAGGCCAGCAGCCCCGAAGAGGGCGTGATTAGTTTGCGGCCATATCCGTCAACCTAG
- a CDS encoding SGNH/GDSL hydrolase family protein: protein MRLRSLLLVLCLSAAASAQEKLPKVVLIGDSIRMSYAPIVAKQLEGKAVIVESKSNGGDSANLVAKLKELAISEQPDIVHFNCGIHDTKKDKEKGTFQTPPEKYEANLRKIVETIRKETKAKVIFATTTPIVDDRAAKQREKATYELLDASTVQYNEIARRVMKELEVPVDDVRAAVEKDAAKLITADGVHFTDEGRKKLGLAVAEFLEKQLAAKK from the coding sequence ATGAGATTGCGTTCACTACTCTTGGTTCTCTGCCTCTCAGCCGCAGCATCCGCTCAAGAAAAACTCCCCAAAGTCGTCCTCATCGGCGACTCCATCCGCATGAGTTACGCGCCGATCGTGGCGAAGCAGCTCGAGGGGAAAGCCGTCATCGTCGAATCGAAAAGCAACGGCGGCGACAGTGCAAATTTGGTCGCCAAGCTGAAGGAATTGGCAATCAGCGAACAGCCTGACATCGTCCATTTCAACTGCGGCATTCACGACACGAAGAAGGACAAGGAGAAAGGTACTTTCCAAACGCCACCGGAAAAGTACGAAGCCAATCTGCGGAAGATTGTGGAGACAATTCGGAAGGAAACAAAGGCCAAGGTGATCTTCGCCACGACGACACCGATCGTCGACGACCGGGCCGCGAAACAGCGTGAGAAGGCGACTTACGAACTGCTCGATGCGAGCACGGTGCAATACAACGAAATCGCGCGGCGGGTAATGAAGGAACTCGAGGTGCCCGTCGACGACGTGCGGGCTGCAGTGGAAAAGGATGCTGCCAAACTGATTACCGCTGATGGGGTGCACTTCACTGATGAAGGTCGCAAAAAATTGGGCCTGGCCGTGGCGGAGTTTCTTGAGAAGCAGTTGGCCGCAAAGAAGTAA
- a CDS encoding secondary thiamine-phosphate synthase enzyme YjbQ codes for MPWTQKNITLPAVRRGFHLVTDKVLAAIPEVRNVKAGLLHVFIQHTSASLTINENADRDVRHDLERVFSTIAPEDFPYVHTMEGPDDMPAHVKAALLGSSVSIPVKDGRLLLGTWQGIYLCEHRDVGGPRSLVLTLMGE; via the coding sequence ATGCCTTGGACACAGAAGAATATTACTTTGCCGGCCGTTCGCCGTGGATTCCATCTCGTTACGGACAAAGTACTTGCGGCAATTCCTGAGGTCCGCAACGTGAAAGCCGGCTTGCTGCACGTCTTCATCCAGCACACGTCGGCGTCGCTCACGATCAACGAGAACGCCGATCGGGATGTACGGCATGACCTGGAACGGGTCTTTTCCACGATTGCCCCCGAAGACTTCCCCTATGTGCACACCATGGAAGGGCCCGACGACATGCCAGCCCATGTGAAGGCCGCGCTCCTCGGCAGCAGCGTGAGCATTCCGGTGAAGGATGGTCGGCTGCTGCTTGGCACGTGGCAGGGAATCTATCTGTGCGAGCATCGCGACGTCGGCGGGCCGCGGTCCCTGGTCCTCACGCTAATGGGAGAGTAG
- a CDS encoding IS607 family transposase yields the protein MEQAMSVVDSMGRSCAPATSSEWLSIGELSRRFKVHVNTARNAANAGRLRSYRLNAASFDGKSHRRFKLEDVHEWLGLTAVEQGSCSGNDSKPTVVLCARVSSSGQKEDLARQVQRLEAYANERWGEDGCTVHKYVRIASGLNYNAPGLLSLVNDILNGKLNNAFLVITHRDRLIRFGFNLLKAICETKGIQIVQIESEEPKSLIDELVADILSLSQVANMSIYGQRGNKNRARFSEVPQATFDLICNLRAKGVSVRGIHRQLEQAKANVCSDGKTFSIQVVRRIAKSVNTNSLAKPQRGAGSFDTFLRAKLRAGGPGSKVKRSRILKAYADYCEANGERRVSRKLCLEKLSEHVRKLNVSVTENGDSVLYTGLNLIPHSVTTA from the coding sequence ATGGAGCAAGCAATGTCTGTCGTCGATTCTATGGGGCGAAGCTGCGCACCTGCAACGTCGTCTGAGTGGCTATCAATCGGGGAACTCAGCAGGAGATTCAAAGTGCATGTGAACACGGCGAGGAACGCGGCCAACGCGGGCAGGCTGCGAAGTTACCGGCTGAACGCGGCCAGCTTCGACGGCAAATCGCATCGCCGTTTCAAACTCGAAGACGTTCACGAATGGCTTGGCCTGACGGCTGTAGAGCAAGGGAGTTGTTCAGGCAACGATTCAAAGCCAACGGTGGTTCTCTGCGCCCGGGTGTCGAGCAGTGGCCAGAAAGAGGACTTGGCTAGGCAGGTTCAACGGTTAGAGGCGTACGCGAATGAACGATGGGGCGAGGACGGTTGCACCGTTCATAAGTACGTACGTATAGCATCAGGGCTGAATTACAACGCTCCTGGTCTGCTCTCGTTGGTTAACGACATTCTGAACGGCAAGCTGAACAACGCGTTCCTGGTCATCACTCACCGCGACCGGCTGATTAGGTTCGGGTTCAACCTGCTCAAGGCAATCTGCGAGACGAAGGGAATCCAGATTGTTCAAATCGAATCGGAAGAACCTAAGAGCCTGATAGATGAGCTGGTTGCCGACATTCTCTCGCTGAGCCAAGTGGCGAACATGAGCATCTACGGCCAACGCGGCAACAAAAACCGGGCGAGGTTTAGCGAAGTTCCTCAGGCCACATTCGACTTAATCTGTAACCTGAGAGCCAAGGGCGTGAGCGTGCGCGGCATTCACCGGCAACTTGAACAAGCCAAGGCCAACGTGTGTTCAGACGGCAAGACGTTCAGCATTCAGGTGGTGCGGCGAATTGCAAAAAGTGTGAACACCAACTCTCTTGCTAAACCGCAACGCGGGGCCGGGAGCTTCGACACATTCTTACGGGCCAAGCTCAGAGCAGGCGGGCCAGGTTCAAAGGTGAAGCGGTCCCGCATTCTCAAAGCGTACGCCGACTACTGCGAAGCGAATGGCGAACGACGCGTAAGCCGGAAGCTATGCCTGGAAAAACTGAGTGAGCATGTTCGAAAACTAAATGTCTCGGTGACGGAAAACGGCGATTCGGTCCTGTACACAGGACTCAACCTCATCCCGCACAGCGTCACAACGGCTTAA
- the thiS gene encoding sulfur carrier protein ThiS: MSTVKIVLNGQPRELPARLTVAELLTTLQMPARGVAVEVNMEIVPRSLHEQHQLSEGDRLEIVSLVGGG; the protein is encoded by the coding sequence GTGTCGACAGTGAAGATTGTGCTCAACGGGCAACCACGAGAGTTGCCCGCTCGGCTGACAGTGGCCGAGCTCCTAACCACGCTGCAAATGCCCGCGCGCGGCGTGGCCGTGGAAGTGAACATGGAAATCGTGCCGCGCAGCTTGCACGAACAGCACCAGTTGTCGGAAGGCGACCGCTTGGAAATCGTCTCGCTCGTAGGGGGCGGTTAA
- a CDS encoding sialidase family protein — protein MNRLRWIALGIVGVLSLLQRVSADEPIFRKLLRTAGDDGVKPYRIPGLATSTKGTLLAVFDIRYNGATDLPADIDVGLLRSTDGGETWGKMQTILDYDSKVEGSKGNGVGDPTILVDRQTGTIWVAALWSQGNRAWHGSGPGLKPSETGQFVLTKSTDDGLTWSPPINITEQVKDTAWRLCFQGPGAGIQAKDGTLIFPAQFRAADGTPHSCFIYSRNAGEKWQISPPAIPQKPPTSEAQIAELGDGSLLLTMRDESRSGKRAWAKWEWSKEEKAGGKWSEPWFTVPDPTCMASLIRHPDGELFFTNPNSPTKRIALTIRHSTDEGKTWSDGRLLDPRGCMYSCLTILRDGRLGVLYEVENTLTFARFERTWALGK, from the coding sequence ATGAACAGACTTCGTTGGATTGCGCTTGGCATCGTCGGCGTTTTGAGCCTGCTGCAGCGAGTCTCTGCGGACGAACCGATCTTTCGCAAATTGCTGCGGACCGCGGGCGACGACGGCGTGAAGCCGTATCGCATTCCCGGCTTGGCGACATCGACGAAAGGGACGCTGCTGGCCGTTTTCGACATTCGCTACAACGGCGCCACTGATCTGCCGGCGGATATCGATGTTGGTTTGCTGCGGAGCACCGACGGCGGCGAGACTTGGGGCAAGATGCAGACGATTCTCGACTACGATTCCAAAGTCGAAGGGTCAAAAGGTAACGGTGTGGGTGATCCAACGATTCTGGTTGATCGCCAGACTGGCACGATTTGGGTCGCTGCCCTTTGGTCGCAAGGCAATCGCGCGTGGCACGGTTCTGGGCCAGGTTTGAAGCCGAGCGAGACCGGACAGTTCGTGCTAACGAAAAGCACCGACGATGGCCTGACCTGGTCGCCACCCATCAACATCACCGAGCAAGTAAAAGACACGGCCTGGCGACTCTGCTTTCAGGGGCCTGGCGCGGGCATTCAAGCAAAAGACGGCACGCTGATTTTCCCGGCGCAGTTTCGCGCCGCCGATGGCACGCCGCATTCGTGTTTCATCTACAGCCGCAATGCTGGAGAGAAATGGCAGATCTCGCCGCCAGCGATTCCGCAAAAACCGCCGACCAGCGAAGCACAGATTGCGGAACTCGGCGATGGCTCGCTGTTGCTGACCATGCGCGATGAATCGCGTAGCGGCAAACGCGCCTGGGCGAAGTGGGAATGGAGCAAGGAAGAAAAAGCCGGTGGCAAATGGTCTGAGCCTTGGTTCACCGTTCCAGATCCGACATGCATGGCCAGTTTAATCCGGCATCCGGATGGCGAGTTATTTTTCACGAATCCGAATAGCCCGACGAAGCGCATCGCGCTAACGATTCGCCACAGCACCGACGAGGGAAAAACCTGGAGCGACGGCCGATTGCTCGATCCGCGCGGCTGCATGTACTCGTGCCTGACGATCCTGCGCGACGGTCGCCTCGGCGTGCTGTACGAAGTGGAAAATACGCTGACCTTTGCCCGTTTTGAACGAACCTGGGCGCTGGGCAAATAG
- a CDS encoding rhamnulokinase, which yields MADSKAYLAVDLGASSGRVVAGLFDGKQVTLEEAYRFENGGVAANGKLYWDLLNQWTHVVKGLRAAAAKHTNVRSVGVDTWGVDFGLLGRNDELLGNPYHYRDTRTVGVMEKAFSIVPRQKIFAQTGLQFMEFNSLYQLLAMKLSNSPLLENAQRLLMIPDLFHWLLTGEKANEYTDVSTSQFYNPQTGDFARPLLEEFGLPTHILGPLAQPGTKLGPLQTSVAEETGLKGVNVVLPGTHDTASAVMAVPAASVPGAKPDWCYISSGTWSLMGVETPRPIINDRMYELNFTNEGGVGGTTRVLKNIAGLWLVQQCRGLWKQQGHEFGWEELTRRAGETQPLLSLVDPDAPAFVAPRDMPAAIREYCQQTGQPVPSSEGAVIRCALESLALRYRMVLGLLEELVGGELKTIHIVGGGSLNRLLCQMTADCCNRRVVAGPVEATAIGNVMLQAVTDGAVGSIAEAREVIRTSFSVQQYLPQNTWPWNQAYERFTKLVGK from the coding sequence ATGGCGGACAGCAAGGCGTATTTGGCGGTGGATCTCGGTGCTTCGAGCGGGCGCGTCGTCGCCGGACTTTTTGACGGCAAGCAAGTCACGCTCGAAGAAGCCTATCGCTTCGAAAACGGCGGGGTCGCCGCCAACGGCAAGCTCTATTGGGATTTGCTGAATCAGTGGACGCACGTCGTGAAAGGGCTACGTGCCGCAGCTGCCAAACACACCAACGTTCGCAGCGTCGGCGTCGATACCTGGGGCGTCGACTTCGGCTTGCTCGGCCGCAATGACGAGTTGCTCGGCAATCCCTATCACTACCGCGATACCCGCACCGTAGGCGTGATGGAAAAGGCCTTCAGCATCGTGCCGCGGCAAAAAATCTTTGCCCAGACCGGCCTGCAGTTTATGGAGTTCAACTCGCTCTATCAGCTGCTCGCCATGAAGCTCAGCAATTCTCCACTGCTCGAGAACGCCCAGCGACTGCTGATGATTCCCGATCTGTTTCACTGGTTGCTGACCGGCGAAAAGGCGAACGAATACACCGACGTTTCGACCTCGCAGTTCTACAATCCGCAGACCGGTGATTTCGCTCGGCCGCTGCTGGAAGAGTTCGGCCTGCCGACGCACATTCTCGGCCCACTTGCCCAGCCCGGCACGAAACTCGGGCCGTTGCAAACGAGCGTTGCCGAGGAAACCGGCCTGAAGGGCGTGAATGTCGTTCTCCCCGGCACGCATGACACCGCGAGCGCCGTGATGGCCGTGCCGGCGGCGAGTGTTCCCGGCGCGAAACCCGATTGGTGCTACATCAGCAGCGGCACGTGGTCGCTGATGGGTGTCGAAACGCCGCGGCCGATCATCAACGACCGGATGTACGAACTGAACTTCACGAACGAAGGTGGCGTCGGCGGCACAACGCGCGTGCTGAAGAACATCGCCGGCTTGTGGCTCGTCCAGCAATGCCGCGGCCTGTGGAAACAGCAGGGCCATGAGTTCGGTTGGGAAGAACTGACCCGCCGCGCCGGCGAAACGCAGCCTTTGTTATCTCTTGTCGATCCCGATGCCCCTGCCTTCGTCGCCCCGCGCGATATGCCGGCTGCGATTCGCGAATACTGTCAGCAAACCGGCCAGCCAGTGCCGAGCAGCGAAGGCGCCGTCATCCGCTGTGCGCTGGAAAGTCTCGCACTCCGCTACCGCATGGTCCTCGGCCTGCTCGAGGAACTGGTCGGCGGCGAACTGAAAACGATTCACATCGTCGGCGGCGGTTCGCTCAACAGGCTTCTCTGCCAAATGACTGCGGACTGCTGCAACCGCCGCGTGGTCGCCGGGCCGGTTGAAGCCACCGCCATCGGCAACGTCATGCTGCAAGCCGTCACCGACGGCGCGGTTGGCTCGATCGCCGAAGCCCGCGAAGTGATCCGCACCAGCTTTAGCGTGCAACAATACCTGCCGCAAAACACTTGGCCGTGGAACCAAGCGTACGAGCGGTTCACGAAGTTGGTTGGGAAGTAA
- a CDS encoding DNA polymerase III subunit: protein MTWQGIRGHDAVVERFRTALGLHRLASTFLFVGPPGTGKRTFALKLAQALLCERVSEEQLAPCGECPACKQCLAGTHPDIDYVAKPEDKSSIPIELLIGSDEKRMREGLCFRISLKPFSGKRKIAIIDDADYLFNEAANCLLKTLEEPPPRSVLILLGTSEQRQLPTIRSRCQVVRFQPLDTNDVAEILVEQQLTADRNAAHQAAALAEGSVSAAVRLLESELSEFRAELLQSLAQSPLQPAVLMKLVQTYVDAAGKESAAKKLRLRDAFGFSSSYFRQLMLIGSGLAQPTAASRAWLDPAEMGSRGVELCLEATSAADSNAAVLNVLEWWADELATLQRTGTATLLSH from the coding sequence ATGACCTGGCAAGGGATTCGTGGCCATGACGCCGTCGTCGAGCGGTTTCGCACCGCACTCGGATTGCATCGCCTGGCGAGCACCTTTCTGTTTGTCGGTCCGCCGGGTACCGGCAAGCGAACGTTCGCTTTGAAGCTCGCGCAAGCCTTGCTCTGCGAGCGAGTCAGTGAAGAACAGCTGGCCCCCTGTGGTGAATGCCCGGCCTGCAAGCAGTGTCTCGCGGGGACGCATCCCGATATCGATTACGTCGCCAAGCCCGAAGACAAGTCGAGCATCCCGATCGAGCTCCTGATCGGCTCCGACGAGAAGCGGATGCGCGAAGGGCTGTGCTTTCGCATCTCGCTCAAACCGTTCTCGGGTAAGCGAAAAATCGCGATCATCGACGATGCCGACTATCTGTTCAACGAAGCGGCCAACTGCCTGCTGAAGACGCTCGAAGAGCCGCCGCCGCGGTCGGTGCTCATTCTGCTGGGTACCAGCGAACAACGACAATTGCCGACGATTCGCTCCCGCTGCCAAGTCGTGCGGTTTCAGCCGCTCGATACCAATGATGTGGCAGAGATCCTCGTCGAACAACAGCTCACTGCCGACCGCAACGCGGCCCACCAAGCAGCTGCCCTTGCTGAGGGAAGTGTCTCGGCGGCGGTTCGCTTGCTGGAAAGCGAACTGAGTGAGTTCCGTGCGGAGTTGCTGCAATCGCTGGCTCAGTCGCCGCTGCAACCTGCAGTTCTCATGAAACTGGTGCAAACCTACGTCGATGCGGCCGGCAAGGAATCGGCGGCCAAGAAGCTGCGGCTGCGCGATGCGTTTGGTTTCAGCAGTTCGTATTTTCGGCAGCTCATGCTCATCGGCAGCGGCCTCGCGCAACCGACGGCCGCTTCGCGGGCCTGGCTCGATCCAGCCGAGATGGGGAGCCGCGGCGTGGAGCTTTGCCTGGAGGCAACATCGGCCGCTGATTCGAATGCGGCTGTTCTGAATGTGCTGGAGTGGTGGGCCGACGAACTGGCCACGCTGCAGCGGACCGGCACGGCGACGCTACTCTCCCATTAG
- a CDS encoding PQQ-binding-like beta-propeller repeat protein: MGSPWSRMIFILPLLAFAPQVLADDWNQWLGPKRDGSTTEKVAPWKGETAPKECWRLEVGNGFAMPVIAQGRVFVHARGSDPAKEEEQVTAIDLATGKELWKDIYERPKFSSVLGTGPRAAPTVAGKKLFTIGINGVMSCYDIEQGKRLWQVDVYERFNATLPNFAVCCSPLVIGNRVILSVGGKGHSLVALHTETGETVWEMLDDEASTSSPILFTGGERLPGTSPDVVFMTPLRMIGVDPINGSVRWDHPMVFQQAGTSPTPLAFKNRVVASTQAHGAVAVHIKKDGDGQDDALAAQASWHVPEAKSYFSSGVVANNRLVLVTNVVEILPNTSLTYLDGETGKQLWKKSNVGYFHAGIMRLGDQKLLMLNDSGRLSLVELSDDGMKELASHQACGGTLVSPALSAGRLVVRDAKELVCWEFAK; this comes from the coding sequence ATGGGCTCACCCTGGTCGCGAATGATTTTCATCCTGCCGCTTCTCGCGTTTGCCCCGCAGGTTCTGGCAGACGATTGGAACCAATGGCTGGGCCCCAAGCGGGACGGCAGTACGACCGAAAAGGTCGCTCCTTGGAAGGGAGAGACTGCGCCGAAGGAATGTTGGCGGCTGGAAGTGGGAAACGGCTTTGCGATGCCGGTGATCGCCCAGGGGCGGGTCTTCGTGCATGCCCGTGGTTCTGATCCGGCCAAGGAAGAAGAGCAAGTCACCGCGATTGATCTCGCCACTGGCAAGGAACTGTGGAAAGACATTTACGAGCGGCCCAAGTTCTCCAGCGTGCTCGGCACCGGTCCGCGAGCGGCGCCGACGGTTGCTGGCAAAAAACTGTTCACCATCGGCATCAACGGCGTGATGAGTTGCTACGACATCGAGCAAGGGAAGCGGCTGTGGCAAGTCGATGTTTATGAGCGATTCAATGCCACGCTGCCAAACTTCGCTGTCTGCTGCTCGCCGCTAGTGATCGGTAACCGGGTGATCCTCAGCGTTGGTGGCAAAGGGCATTCTCTCGTCGCCCTGCATACCGAGACGGGCGAAACGGTTTGGGAAATGCTCGATGATGAAGCGAGCACTTCCTCGCCGATTCTCTTTACGGGTGGCGAGCGACTGCCGGGCACATCGCCGGATGTCGTCTTCATGACGCCGCTGCGAATGATCGGCGTCGATCCGATCAATGGCTCGGTGCGTTGGGACCATCCGATGGTGTTTCAACAAGCCGGCACTTCGCCGACGCCGCTGGCTTTCAAAAATCGAGTTGTCGCCAGCACACAAGCGCACGGCGCGGTCGCCGTTCACATCAAAAAGGATGGCGATGGTCAGGACGACGCGTTAGCCGCGCAAGCTTCCTGGCATGTCCCTGAAGCCAAGAGCTACTTTTCCTCCGGTGTCGTCGCCAACAACCGCCTGGTGCTGGTGACGAACGTCGTCGAGATCCTGCCGAATACTTCTCTCACTTATCTCGATGGGGAAACCGGCAAGCAGCTTTGGAAAAAGAGTAACGTCGGCTATTTTCACGCCGGCATCATGCGGCTGGGCGACCAAAAACTGCTGATGCTGAATGACTCCGGCCGGCTGTCGCTCGTCGAACTGAGCGATGACGGCATGAAAGAATTGGCCTCGCATCAAGCCTGCGGCGGCACGCTGGTTTCGCCGGCACTTTCCGCAGGTCGCCTGGTAGTGCGGGATGCGAAAGAACTGGTTTGCTGGGAGTTTGCCAAGTGA
- a CDS encoding DUF1549 domain-containing protein, producing the protein MKFSLLLMVLFTFAAEFAFAAERDAAALAQRIDRQLDAHFAAAGIEVAPRADDAEFFRRLSLDLIGRVPRVAEVREFLADPAPDKRQRMIRTLLQHPRHAIHQANLWRAELLPEANSDRTAALLQRGFENWLAEQFRQRARYDQIVRQLITVPLPPLDQPAEPILRDPERANPLAFIAAKGKPENVAAAVTRTFLGIRLECAECHNHPFASWSQEQFWNQAAFFGGLKKSGAGLLEPLREDRTSRTVIYEQDKKTYSARLLDRTTDAVADERSGREVLADWLIAPANPFFARAGANRVWGQLFGVGLVEPVDDFHDENPASHPALLAEIGQGFATSGFDLDYLTEAICLTNAYQRTSARTHASQDNTKLPARMTAKGLTGEQFFDSLALVVGYRDEPDQGRARREYLSRFARLTAPSEPETSVQQALTLLNGRFIAAATNPRTNATLIAVLQTPGLSDSDRIETLYLATLGRLPTAEEVTKLKGARKDVETDTFHADVFWLLLNTAEFRLNH; encoded by the coding sequence GTGAAGTTTTCGTTGCTGTTGATGGTTCTTTTCACGTTCGCGGCGGAATTTGCCTTCGCCGCAGAACGTGATGCCGCCGCGCTTGCGCAGCGGATCGATCGTCAACTCGATGCTCACTTTGCCGCGGCGGGAATCGAAGTTGCGCCGCGCGCTGACGATGCGGAGTTCTTTCGCCGTTTGTCACTCGATCTGATCGGCCGAGTGCCGCGCGTTGCCGAGGTTCGCGAGTTCCTCGCCGATCCCGCGCCCGACAAACGGCAGCGGATGATTCGGACGTTATTGCAACATCCGCGACATGCCATTCATCAAGCCAATCTCTGGCGAGCTGAGTTGCTCCCGGAAGCCAATTCTGATCGCACGGCGGCGCTGCTGCAGCGAGGTTTCGAGAACTGGCTTGCCGAGCAGTTCCGCCAGCGAGCGCGCTACGACCAAATCGTGCGACAACTCATCACCGTACCGCTGCCGCCGCTCGATCAACCTGCCGAGCCGATCCTCCGCGATCCCGAGCGGGCCAATCCTCTCGCCTTCATCGCTGCCAAAGGGAAGCCGGAAAACGTCGCGGCGGCCGTGACGCGAACTTTCCTCGGCATTCGCCTCGAATGTGCCGAATGCCACAACCATCCGTTCGCCAGTTGGTCGCAGGAGCAATTCTGGAATCAGGCCGCGTTCTTCGGCGGGCTGAAGAAGAGCGGCGCTGGTTTGCTTGAGCCACTACGTGAAGATCGCACGAGTCGAACGGTCATCTACGAACAAGACAAAAAGACCTACTCCGCTCGGCTGCTCGATCGGACCACCGACGCAGTTGCCGATGAGCGCTCCGGCCGCGAAGTCCTCGCCGATTGGCTAATCGCGCCGGCGAATCCATTTTTCGCGCGAGCTGGCGCAAATCGCGTGTGGGGACAACTCTTCGGAGTCGGCCTGGTTGAGCCTGTCGACGATTTTCATGACGAGAATCCCGCCAGTCATCCGGCGCTGCTCGCCGAAATTGGTCAGGGGTTCGCGACCAGCGGTTTTGATCTCGATTATTTAACGGAAGCAATCTGTCTGACCAATGCTTATCAGCGCACGAGTGCCCGCACGCACGCGAGTCAGGACAATACAAAGCTCCCTGCGCGAATGACGGCCAAGGGCCTGACCGGTGAACAGTTTTTCGATAGTCTCGCATTGGTCGTCGGTTATCGCGACGAACCCGACCAAGGCCGAGCTCGCCGCGAATATCTCAGCCGGTTTGCCCGCCTCACCGCGCCGAGCGAACCCGAGACTTCCGTGCAGCAAGCTCTGACGCTGTTGAACGGTCGCTTCATCGCGGCTGCGACCAATCCGCGGACCAACGCGACCCTCATTGCAGTGCTGCAAACCCCCGGTTTGAGCGACAGCGACCGGATCGAAACGCTCTACCTCGCGACGCTTGGCCGCTTGCCGACCGCGGAAGAAGTAACGAAGCTGAAGGGGGCTCGGAAGGATGTGGAGACCGACACCTTTCATGCCGATGTATTTTGGCTGCTGCTCAACACCGCCGAATTTCGGCTGAACCATTAA
- the tmk gene encoding dTMP kinase: MFISFDGVDGAGKSTQVRLLREWLAARGKQVVTCRDPGSTSLGEKLRDVLLSHHDVPIHRRSEMLLYMAARSQLVEEVIRPALERGECVISDRYLLANVVYQAHAGGQDCEQVWQTGRVATGGLMPDLTIVLDMPAAAAKERQGRPPDRMEAQGLEYMERVRQGFLKEAAAARIPIVVVSAAQSPEEVHAQVLRHIEPLLARGAAR; encoded by the coding sequence ATGTTCATTAGCTTTGACGGAGTCGACGGCGCGGGAAAATCGACACAGGTACGCCTGCTGCGCGAATGGCTGGCCGCGCGTGGCAAGCAAGTGGTCACCTGCCGCGATCCAGGCAGCACCAGCCTCGGTGAAAAACTGCGAGACGTGTTGCTCTCGCATCACGATGTTCCCATTCACCGCCGCAGCGAAATGCTGCTCTACATGGCCGCTCGTTCGCAGCTAGTCGAAGAAGTCATCCGCCCTGCGCTCGAACGCGGCGAGTGCGTGATTTCCGATCGCTATTTGCTGGCCAATGTCGTCTATCAAGCGCACGCCGGCGGGCAGGACTGCGAGCAAGTCTGGCAAACGGGTCGCGTTGCCACGGGCGGCTTGATGCCCGATCTAACGATCGTTCTCGACATGCCCGCCGCTGCAGCGAAGGAACGCCAAGGTCGGCCGCCCGATCGGATGGAAGCGCAGGGCCTCGAATACATGGAGCGAGTCCGGCAGGGCTTCTTGAAAGAAGCTGCGGCTGCGCGAATTCCGATTGTGGTTGTTTCCGCCGCACAATCGCCAGAGGAAGTGCATGCTCAAGTGCTGCGCCACATCGAACCACTGCTCGCTCGCGGAGCCGCACGATGA